The DNA sequence TCGCGGCGCGACCTGGCAGCGTCGTTGCGCGCCACCGGCATCGTCGCCCCCGCGATGCGCAAACGCCGGTCCACCGCCGACGACGACGCCGAACTGGCCACCCTGCGGCGGGCGTTGCGCGCGCACCCGTGCCACGGCTGCGAGAAGCGCGAGGAGCACGCCCGCTGGGGCGAGCGCTACCACCGGCTGCTCGCCGAGACCGAGCAGCTCGAGCGCAAGGTCGCCGCCACCACCCACTCGTTGGCGCGCGAGTTCGACCGCATCCGCGGCCTGCTGCGCGAACGCGGCTACCTGCACGCCGAGGAGAACGGGCCCGGCGAGGAGGTCACCGAGCACGGCAAGCGGCTGACCAGGCTCTACAGCGAATCCGACCTGCTGGCCGCCGAATGCCTGCGGCACGGCGTGTGGCGCGACCTCGACCCGGCCGAACTGGCCGCCGTCGTGTCCGCGCTGGTCTACGAGGCCCGCCGGGACGGCCCGCTGGAAGCCCGGCTGCCACCGGGCAAGGTGTCCGACGCGCTGACCGCGACCGCGCGCCTGTGGGCCGAGCTGGAGGACGACGAACGCCGCCACCGGCTCGACCGCACCCGCCAACCCGACCCCGGCTTCGCGTGGGCGGTGTACCGGTGGGCGCGTGGCGAGTCGTTGGAGAAGGTGCTGTCGGCGGCGGAGGAGAACGGCGCCGAGCTCGGCGCGGGCGACTTCGTCCGGTGGTGCCGGCAGGTGATCGACTTCCTGGACCAGATCCGCGACGTCGTCGGCGGGGGCGATCCGGTCGGCGCCGCCGCCCGGAAGGCGGTCGACGCGCTGCGCCGCGGGGTGGTGGCGATGGCCACCGTTTGACAAAGCTTTGCGGGGCGGGTGGGTACCGTGCGGGTGGCTGTGGTTTGATCGCGCCCGCAAGCCTCGCACGGCTTGCGCAGATCGTCGAAGACCGTTCCAGACCTTGTCCAGACCGACCGTCGGAGGCCGAGCATGACCAGTCCGTACGGACCGTCCGGAGGGAACGACCCGCAGCCGCAGTGGGGCCAGCAGCAACAGCCCTACGGTGGTGGGTACCCCGGCACGCCGTCGGGTGGTTTCCCCGCTCAGCAGCCCAACCCCTACGGGCAGCCGGACCCGTCGCAGCAGCAGTGGGGCCAGCAGCAGCCCCAGCAGCCGTACACCCAGCAGTACCCCGCCGGGTACGACCCGAACAACCCGCAGTCCAACCCGTACGGCCAGCCGCAGCAGGGCCAGTACGGGCAGCCCGGCCAGTTCGGGCAGCCGGGCCAGTACGGGCAGCAGCCGGGCCAGTACGGGCAGCCGGGTCAGTACGGCCAGCAGCCGCCCGCCAAGAAGTCCGGCGCCGTGCTGTGGGTCGTGGTGGCGCTCGTCGTGCTGGTGGTCGCGGCCGTCGGCATCACCGGCTTCGTCGCGCCGGGGTTCTTCAACACGAAGGTGTTCGACCAGACCGCCGTGCAGAACGGTGTCGTCGGCGTGCTGAAGGACGACTACAAGATCTCCGACGTCGAGGGCGCGACCTGCCCGGCCGAGCAGGAGGTCAAGCCGAACACGACCTTCGAGTGCAAGGTGAAGGTCGGCGGCAAGGACAAGACGGTCAAGATCACCGTGAAGACCGAGGACGGCGAGTACGAGGTCGGCCAGCCCGCCGGCTGATCGCCCCGCCCGTC is a window from the Saccharothrix saharensis genome containing:
- a CDS encoding DUF4333 domain-containing protein — translated: MTSPYGPSGGNDPQPQWGQQQQPYGGGYPGTPSGGFPAQQPNPYGQPDPSQQQWGQQQPQQPYTQQYPAGYDPNNPQSNPYGQPQQGQYGQPGQFGQPGQYGQQPGQYGQPGQYGQQPPAKKSGAVLWVVVALVVLVVAAVGITGFVAPGFFNTKVFDQTAVQNGVVGVLKDDYKISDVEGATCPAEQEVKPNTTFECKVKVGGKDKTVKITVKTEDGEYEVGQPAG